In Perca fluviatilis chromosome 19, GENO_Pfluv_1.0, whole genome shotgun sequence, the genomic window GATTTTTATGTCCAAATAAAAAGAATTTAGGCCAGGTAAACTTGAGTAGGTATCCATGCAACAACATAAAGTAATTCAGCCTAACAAAGCTAAGTAACCCATAGCAACAAAGGCGCTGTATGTTACCAATCCTTTTTCATAAACTGTACTGCTTTTCTCGGGTTTATTGACACAAGATACATGAGCGTTGCTCAGAAGTTGATTTTCTTTCTCCCCCTGAATACAAAACAATGTGTACTTTGTCAACAGAGGTTCTTTTCAGTCGCAGATGTTTGCAAAGGCCGTTCTTATAAGAAAAGGCATCATTGTTCAATAAATGTCACAATCTTGACATTCATAACAAGTCAAGAATGCTGCATCTTTAAGTGCCTCTCACTTTTTCTGTCGTGCGTTCGCCAAGGTCATAACATTTAACCTTTTCAAACTACTACCACTACTAATACTAAAAACTATCACACAATCTGTTCCATAACTTGGGAATATTATGTTGCAATccttctgtgtgtttctgcagcTTACTGTATCAGCATTAACACCATTGCTGTATCGCTCATCTGCATTTGGACCGGAGCGATGTTTTGGTCTGTTGCTCCACTGCTGGGCTGGGGCAGCTACACAGGTCTGTTCTCACACACTGATCTAACAAAAGAAAGGCGTATACGACTTTTACATTCAAAGCCTTGATCTGACCTCTGTGTCTTCTGTTCCTTAGATCGAGGTTATGGCACCTGTGAGGTGGACTGGTCCAAAGCCAATTACTCCACCATCCACAAGTCCTACATCATCTCCATCCTCATCTTCTGCTTTTTCATCCCTGTGATGATCATGCTCTTCGCCTACGTCTCCATTATCAACACAGTGAAAAGCACTAACGGCATGTCAGCTGATGGTTTCATCACCACCCGTCAAAAGAGGGTGGAGAGAGACGTCACAAGGgtagggaaaaaaaaattcaagttTATTTCTGAGGTTTTTATTAGAGAGACTTGATTGGAAAAGTAAAATGAGACTCTTTAAAGCTCTGCTTAAAAGTGTCCTGTCTGCAATAAATCTCCTCTAACTATACTCACGTCCTGACAATTGTTCCCTCATGTTTCTCTCTAGATTTCCATTCTAATCTGCACTGCTTTCATCATGGCCTGGTCCCCATATGCAGTGGTGTCAATGTGGTCAGCCTGGGGCTTCCATGTGCCAAGCACAACCAGCATCATGACCGGTCTCTTTGCCAAGTCTGCCAGCTTCTACAACCCGCTCATCTACTTTGGCATGAGCTCCAAGTTTCGCAAGGACGTCTCTGTGCTGCTGCCGTGCACACGAGAGCGCAGGGACGTGGTGCGTCTGCAATACTTTCAAAACATCAAACCCAAAGCTGGGGGCACGCCCCCACCTGGATCAATTCCTGTCCAGAAGCTGGAGGCAAAATATGCAGCATCCAATGCTGAAAGCGACTCAGGGGTCAACAGCCCATCTCAGACTCCTCCATTTAACCCACAGGGGGTCTTCCACATTGACCTGCCCTCACACATTGAAACATCACAGTACTGGTGTGACAGGCTCTGAAGACATTTGACTTGATTACAAGGGGAGATTAagagtatttttatattttttggtcTTACCCGTgttaataaataatgtatgtgTAACGAATGTTAATAAATTATTTCGCACTTGTTGAAATAAGAGTTTTAATTTCCAGGTCTCACAATGACCATTTTTTTATTAGGGCCTCAGCACCGACAGCGGCGAAAAGGCCGATTTGATCTGATccacttcaaatttggtctgtgccatcttaagaccttAGAGATGAAAAgttagtaaaagaaaaaaatttcgtcatagggcatggTCGTGGCAGGGCGGCCATTTAGTGCGTTTCGCCaacgaaacaggaagtgggtgtaacgcAAGTGTATATTGCCCAATCAGCTCAAAacctttcaggattcataagagtccaaccctgacgACATCTACAGGCCAATATTGACTCAAAGtaatagcgccccctagtggcaacaggaagtagacctaaaagtcaaggtactatactttaacgaactcctcctagagatttcatcagaTCCACTTCAAATTTGGTGTTTGAGACCtcaacgatgaaaagttattaaaatcaAGACTTTTTGTCAAACAGTGtaggcgtggcggccattttgattGTTTAGTGATGAACAAGAAAGTTGTTGTAACTCGATTTCACATTTTCCAATCTGGACGAAATTTGTCGTGATTGACaagagtccaggcctgaggacatctatAGGCCAaagttgacttttggtcatagcgcccctgctggcaacaggaaatcagccttaaatgacaaacatcatccgattgacatgaaacttagaatgtgtggtctacatgtgatactgagccgccccctatactctAGCCATGCCCatgtactcaggccacgccccctttcataacttgtgaacagtttaaagtaGGCtattgtgtgagatatcattgaactcagcaaagagttcctttttaattggtgacggTTTGCCCCTCCCCATATGATTAAGCCACGCCGCCTTTAATAACTAATGACCAGTTTCTTGTAcactattgtgtgaggtattattgctattattttcattggtcatggtttagCCCGCCCCCTAATCTTatgccacgccccctttcacagctaatgaaccgtatgacgtagagtcttatgtgaggtatcgttgaactcagcagtgAGTTCCCTTtccattggtgacgatttgcagtgtctgagtgtcgcgcaaatgcacggtcgcaaggagcggcgtccgccagtaaccccgtaATTCTGCCTTTGAGGGGACCCATGCCATTAGAGCTACCATACATCCATCATCCCCTGATAAATGCCGgactaaacttaactaagtacaACCTATAgaaatatgtcattttttacatcTCCATTCACTAAAGCATCATGTCAGGTGATGCAGCATGGCTCTATTTTTAGCAGAAAACTGTAAAACTCCTCCACTGTTCCATGGGTGTGGTGATTTAGGACAACCTTTTTTCAGCTGAAAAGCTTTCAAACTTGGCACTGTTGAAAGAGAAATTATCAACCATGAAACAAAACCTTTCTAGCAACATCAATGGGCAATTATCTACTTGAGCCATGAAGgtttaatgtttaataaaaAGTTCCCAAGGTGGATTCTGCGTTTGTGCAAATACCATAATAACATGCACAATGAGCTCTTTAACAGCAGCCCTTAAGACCTTTAAATCAAAATGGCAATCAGCTTCAGCTTAACCATCCATATAGTGCATAATAACAGCAGCATGTGTGCCAATCTGCATAAACTAACAGGCTCTCCCTGTTAGAGTAGTTGAGGTTGACATATGAATGTGTGTTACGGGGTGGGGGGGTTGTTGTTGAAGTGCACATGTACTGTAGACCACAGCAGCAGACAAAAGCCACAAACCCCAAAGTGACAGTGGATGTGACTTAAAGTGTCTGTTTCTCAAACAGGTGTTGATTGGTTTATTTAGTGGAGGAGGGGTGATTACTCTGGCGAGAGTTGACACACTGCTCTTAGTTGATTTATTTCTCAGTCAGATGATGGGGTGAGTGAGTTGCAGAACACATAGCTGGGGTTTCCTCCCTTACATAACAGAAAATATGCAGCTTAAAGTGCCAATATAAAGCATAACCATTCCCTGGGCATGCTAAAACTATGAATATACTATATGTGTTGGCTGCTTctgtcctaaaaaaaaaaaccatgtcaaacaaacaaaaggatGCTTGCACGCACTGCAATGCTAGTGCCAGTTCTGCATCCTCCCATGATGGCCCCGGGTTACTGATCTACTCCTGCCTGGGTGAAGAGAGCTGGGTGGTTGAAGTGGGACGGGCAAAGAGGGGAAACTCTGGCCCCGTCCCGTCCTCCACTTTTAATGAGCGCTCCGATCATACAGGAGTAAAAGTCCAGGTGGAACAGTTCAGCGCCTGCACACACGCCCGCTGGTCCAaaattatttttcaatgaaagaGTAAGGATTCGGGGGGGGGGAAGACTGCGCAAGGAATTACTTTTGTTTTAACTCCTGTAGAACTATTTTACCTTCTCAGGTAAGTTTACCTTCACTGCTCTACGGAGATGAGGATTTTGAACAGAGAGCTACAATTCAGCATATGAAGTTTACTGCTGCGTGGcgtgaatacatttttaaatggtgCGTAATTGCGCGTAATTGATTGCGTCCAAGCGAAAAACCTTCGATAATCAGCTCTGTAAGGAGTTTTTAACCAACACTACACGAGATTTtagagtttttgttttttattaactaATGTCTTTTGCAATATATGACTCATGATTCATTTCAGCCGAGCTTGTGAGGTTTGACAGGCGGCCCAAATAAGCATAAATCTGCGTAAGTTCAGTGTTTACTTTGTAAATGTTTGTTAGTCTTTCGctctttttttaagtaaacacCCCCTTGCTTTTTCCTAAAGTGAGGTTTTTATCTGAATAAATTCAGACATTTCATGAACATTCATACTGTAGCCTACAAACTCTCAATACTGATTATAAAACCGATCTGTGGGAAATGATAcgtctttatttatatttctatcCAGCTAGCCcaagcctttattttgaaatgactCATTTTGCCACTGAAATAATAAGCAAACCCGAGAAGTgaatttttcagcttttatttttatgtcttGCACATTATGTTTGACATTTCTCTGTGTATtatttctgacatttctgtATGGTTTGAATGAGCCTGATTAGCCACAGGTGGTCTCTATATATTATGTCCAGCAGCAGACGACAGGCTCTGGCTTGCACTTAAGATGGTGCCAAGAATGAAAGTAATTCACCCTGTTATGTGCTTGATAAACAAATACTGTCCCAGCAACAGACCAAAAGGCTACAGAAATGACCTTGTAGAGACATGTTGGCTTTCCTGTGTGTCTGATCTCTTCTATGGTTGTTTAGTTGGCTTGTTGCTACAGCACTTGGCACAGCTTCCATGCTTACAGTACTTTTTTGACACCTGTGAATGCTGGGTTTTAACAGTCTCTGGCACTGGGTGTCTGTAAATACTATCTTACTGTAGGCATGCCATCACTTAGGAACACTGTGAAAAGTTCTAGTCAGGTCACAGCACTCAAAAAAAACCTCAGTCCCCATTTGGTGCTTACACTTGTTGCATTTACACTGGCCACCCCAGCCAAGGAATGCGGGTGCTGCTGAAATGGAggaagattaaaaaacatgaagcTGCATAGCCCTAAAGACCTTCATAACTGATGGAAAAGCTGGAGATAATGACATTTTCAGTGCATTATCATCAGTGCTTATCAACAACTAAGCACCAGTCACAGGTGTGTGGTCTGCCCATGCTTTGAGAACACATTATGTGCTGGTATTTGGAATAGGCACAGGTAGCTACTGTGCATCCTGTTTGCATTATAGCCACTGATAGCCTATCTGGGACACTCCTGCAAGGTGTGATTTTCATCCTGCATTATTATTTGCCTGCAGGAGCTGAAACAGTAGACCAACAGTCTTTGCACAAATCTGCTGGGCCTTGTAATCCCAGTTAAGGttattttgtgcatgtaatcCACATTGTAGTAAGAATGTTATCCGAATTGAATTGCGCTTTAATTCCTCAAACTATGTGACTGCCTGAGCTGCTGGGTTTGAAAGTAACTGAGCCCCCTGCTGCACAGAACCTTTCGTCTTTCATCTTCAGTGGCTTTTTTTGCAAAGTTTGTCATAGTTATTACTGTAACAGTTTGTTTGATTTGTGTCCCCACCCATTTGAAATGAGATGCCGAATATGCGCAACGTGGGGAAAAATAAAGCATTCTGGCAATGCAGAGGCCAGGTAAAGCAGTGCATGCCTTATCTAAAGTTTAGCACAGGTGTATGTAGGATATAAAACACCTACAGTATGCAACCTACCCTGATTGTGATGTATGGTGGTGGAATCTGAATGCCCTCACATACAGTGGCCGTCTCCAAAGCTATCTGAGCATGTGAAAAGTTATCCCAGATCTCGGTCTATGTTTGATTAttttatcgtgtgtgtgtgtgtgtgtgtgtgtgtgtgtgtgtgtgtgtgtgtgtgtgtgtgtgtgtgtgtgtgcgcgcgcgcgcgcaagTCTCCCCAGGATTATTATCTAGTGTACAGGAAACTCCCTACAGTGTTTGTCAAAGGATATCATTTGCCCCACGTTTCACTGCTCGGAGAAGGAGGCATTTAGAGGCTCACACTGAGAACACAAATTAAGAGGTCTgaaattattgtcattttttttgcacatttcaTTTTGTCCAACAATGATGTCATGCCTCTTTTAGAGGACTCCCTGAACAAAGGCTTCTTTTGGAGTGTTTGTGCGCTAGAAGTAGCTCAATGTCGGAGAAGTTGGGGTTCACGGTTCAGATTTCCTCGCAGGTGTATTACAGATCAGTTTTGTAATTTTCATTATCCAGTGAAGTGCGCTGACTCACCTCACATATGCTGCAGGTCTGTCTCCTGTACTGTAGATGTACATATCTGTCCAAGCTTGTTCCCAGCCTCCGCTTTCTTCCCCCGCAAGGACAAATTGTAGTCCTGACTGTGCAGCAGTGAGCCATCTGCCTGTCAAAGCACAACACTGTGGAAAAATCATGTCAGTGCTCATGAATGTCAGATAAAAATGTAGAGCTGCATTAGGGAAAGTCCTGTTACTGCCAACTGCAGTTATATTCATTTTACCTTAACATGATGTGTTATGTTTGCAGTGTGTATTGACTCAAAAATGCCATCATTAGATGAGAAATCATGCACTTCAGTACACAACAAGCACCTTATGCACACGTTATGTAGAAGCTGCAATAGAGACCTATGCATGGAAATGTCTGATTGAGGTAACCTTTCATTACACTGCACACTCATGTTTAGGAGCCTGACAGGACTGTGATGCAATCTGATAAAGATCCATCACAGGATGCTATTGTTTAGGAGACATTTGTTGATTCATTCTTAAATTTTAAAGGGATGGTTCAATATTTTGTTGAATGCACCTATTCACGTACTTAGATGCTGTGTCCAAATGTTATAAAATCCAATGGTTGATacagtttagatttttttttaaatcaggacacaaaccaaagtgtaaaaacaacacattgtgATTTTATTGGGGGTTATTTGCCAGACTATTTCATACAGTGGCATTTCTTGGTTAGGCACAGTGAATTCCTGGGGTCCTGCTGTCACCTTAACATTGCCAAGTAACTTGCAAAGATTGCAGTAAGTTACTGCGCCCGTCCAAGTGATAACCTCCCTTAAAACCACAGCTTGCGGTTTTACACTTCTGTTTTTgtataaattaaaacaaactaaatataaCGTTAATTTGTGAGCTTTAGAGGAGCTGGTAAGCAGATTTCGAGCCAGGCTAGATGTTTTCCAGTCTttctaagctaggctaaccggTTGCTAGCTCTGGCTTCATAATTAGCGTACAGAcagtgtttgaaaaaaaaatagatttttggaAATTGTGAAATGTTTCTGTCACTGCCAATTCTGTGCTTTATGAGTGATTGACTAACTTAATTTGATCAATAAAATATAGGTATTGTATGTATACCTCTGCACTCCAGTTACAATTATCAAGGATAAAAACCAAGCAACAGCCTCTGGTGCTGTCAAATGAAGCCATTGCGGAGTGCCAAAAACTTCAGTTCATTGAGTTGCCACTCCAAAAGGGAGTCAATTCCCATAGACCCCCATGTTAAAATGCTTAACttagcttatatatatatatatatatatataaatgagtGACAAGCTTTGAGTGACAAGTGTTCTGCCATCACAGGAGGCGAGCGTAGGCTGTAACCTCAGCTCCATCCACACTCCACCCATTTGCCCATTTTTGGATTAGCCGATGTCATTCACTGCCAAGATGGTGACTACatccatattttatacagtctatgataaaACCCCAATAAAGCCTATGATTTATAACTTACAGTTATTCACACTAACTGGAGCAGTTGGAAGTTAAAGGCCTTGCTCAAAGGCACCTCACTAGTTGTTTTAAGGTAGAGACTCTCCTCACATAAATGTATCCTCCTGGGATCCAATTGGAGATCTTCTAGTCACAGATCGAATAAGACAggtgtatttttacattgtattTTCAATAGTACTACTTCATATTGCTAACATGCACAGTCTGAACTGCATCTGACCATGCCTCAGAGGTCGCTGTATCACATGTTCCAACTTGATCAGATTGAACCTGCTGGTGTGTAGTGGCAGTGACAGACGAGATGCCGCCCTGGAGGGAGGTACAGCAGTCCCCTTTTAACAGGGAGGCCTCAGTCATCACCTCCCGGCTAAGGAGCTCCATCCCATCGCCTCGAC contains:
- the LOC120547567 gene encoding opsin-5-like is translated as MEIALKGFPVKVVNIPWRNNNLSTLHTDPPLSEQGETIIGVYLIVLGWLSWFGNSLVMFVLYKQRASLQSTDFLTLNLAISDASISIFGYSRGILEIFNIFKDDGYLITSIWTCQVDGFLTLLFGLASINTLTVISITRYIKGCHPNKAYCISINTIAVSLICIWTGAMFWSVAPLLGWGSYTDRGYGTCEVDWSKANYSTIHKSYIISILIFCFFIPVMIMLFAYVSIINTVKSTNGMSADGFITTRQKRVERDVTRISILICTAFIMAWSPYAVVSMWSAWGFHVPSTTSIMTGLFAKSASFYNPLIYFGMSSKFRKDVSVLLPCTRERRDVVRLQYFQNIKPKAGGTPPPGSIPVQKLEAKYAASNAESDSGVNSPSQTPPFNPQGVFHIDLPSHIETSQYWCDRL